The genomic window GGCGTGTGCACGGACCCTGCTAACCCTTCGGCCTCCAAGGGAATTTGTCTCTCTGGTGTGTTACATACCTGACACTCATGGGGTTTTTCTCCCGTGTGTACCAGATAGTGCTTCTGGAGGTGAGCCAGCTGCGTGAAGCCTTTATTGCAAGTCTGGCATTTAAATGGTCTCTCTCCGCTGTGTACTCGGAGGTGCACCTGCGGAGAAACAAAGCAATTAACAATTTGCAGTTTCCAGTACTGTAATGAAAGTACTTTCAGATGTTTCCTAAAGTTAGCGGAAGACTCCCATTGCCAACATACAGTGTTATCTAGTTAATTAGGTGGCGTCTGTATTAAAACACTGTCTTTACAGCCATGCTTTCTTGCTGGGGGGCTGCCATATTAAGCCCAGACTGATAAATGGCCTCATGAGCAAGGGAGGCCTGTCCCTACTTTTCCTAGATAGCCTACAGGAAGAAACCAGAGCCTTCCAAGAAGGCTCATGTCTTATTCTCCACTGCCTACCTTCAGATTGGAGAGCTGGCCAAAGGTCTTGGAGCAAACATTGCATTCGTACTTGATCTTCCCGTTCTGCTTCTTCAGTGGGTATGGGAGGGTTTTGTAACCGGTCACATTCCTCTTACTTTTAATGAGATTCATGGCTTCTTCACCACCGGTGGCAGCCAACACCACTGAGGTAGGTTTAGGTTGCATTATGTGTTCTGAACTGGCTGCTGTACCAGCTGTGGGTGACCCGCTGGTGGGGCTGCATGGCTTGTCCTTCATGCTGGCAGCAGCGCCCGTGATAGAGAAGGCACTGTTAGGTGCTGGTATGAGGAAGTCTCTCGGATGATCAGGCTGCAGCAATCGACGGCCTCCTTCACTGGGCAATGAACTGGGGAGTGTGGTGGGGTTCAACATGTGGTGGGAAAGGCTACCTCCGCTGAGCAGGTTGCCATAAAGAGGATACATCCTTGGGAAGAGATTGAAATTGTTGATGCCATTGATATTGTTCAAAGCGCTCAGGTTATTACAGCTCATATTGAATGGAGGTAACAGGAATTTGGGGTAATGGGGGTTATAGGATGGTAGAAAGGCGGgtgggaggtggccagggggtGCATATCCAGGATAAGACCCCAATCCTTCTGAGCCATACGATCCATTCAAGTAAGAGTACGGCTCTCTGTGCTCTTGGGAAGTAGGTGCCAGAGGTGAAACTGTGACCCCTGGACTGCTGTGAGGGCTTGAACTTTTTAAACTTTGGTCTGGGCTGCTCCTCCCTGAAGGACTCGGCGTAGTAGACGTCTGGATGGGCGAGTGAGTAATGTAGCTGGGTCTGTCCATCCCGTATGCTAAGGAAGCTTTCAGATAGTCTTCTGGAATATGAGGTCGGATCGGGTAGACAACTCGAGGGAAGAAACACCTTTCCGGGCTATAGTTCTTACGCAAATCATCCAAGTCTTTTTCTGGAGTAACTGGTGAAATGTTGGTCTGGAAGaagtcttttccttttggagGATTGGATTCCATTTTCAGGATTTCTTTCACGCTGTGCTCCTTCTTTGGGATGCTTTTCTGATAGAGCTCCTCTTTATCAGCACTGTGCTGCTTTGGATTAACGTGGGTTTGTGCTGAAATACCAAAACAAGGTAATGATTATTTAGATATGCCACCGTCATTATCTCTTTCCAAAACACACAATCTAACTCCTACAAGTTTAGTGGGACAGAAGGGCCACTCTCTGAGATGAACAAACATTTAACTCACCAAAAAATCAATTTCTGTGTGAAGAAATGCCTGCTGGTATTAAGTGTTAATAAAAAGCATTGTTAATTTAGGGGATATCAGCCAGTACATACAGATCTGGATGATGATTCATTTGCAGACTGCTAGCCTGCACTTTGCAAACTGATTTCACCTTTCATTCCCCTTAAATTTGCTGTTGAATATCTATTTAAGCAGTATTTCTAATAAATGAGGTAACAAGCATTTCTTCACAATACAGGTTTAACAGAAGGACTTTGCAGAACCCAAGCTCCCAGAAATGTTCCTCAGTAAAATAACAAGGCATGACAAATCAGCTTTTGCCAAACCGCAGCAGTCACTTCACCAGCCAGTTCAATTACTTACAGTACCAAAAAAACCATGGCTGGCTAGGATGAAAGCCTTCTTCAAAGAGAAGGTATTCTCCATCAGTAAACAGATCATTACTCATTAAATATACTGCTTAGGAACATCTACAACAAAGCAGACTATTTACTGCAGATTTCTGTGGCATTCAGTCTATGCAAAACTCCTCTGCTTACAGCTgtactttataaaaaaaaaatgctgaagcaaAGCACAAGAAAGCAAGACTGGTTGGCTCCAGCTTAAGCTGAAATGtactctttcaaaaaaaaaaagggggggggcaAAAGAAATTTGCATTTAGAAGGAAATAGAAGCTAGCATGCATTCGGCTCATCGGCTCATTTCAGCACATACACTGTTTATTTGTACTCAAAGACTCTACCCTTGTTATCTGGACATAATATAATATAAACAGTACACTGAAAGGTGTCTTCAATAGAAAAAGAAGTCTGCTTTTATCTAATCTCCCAAAGTTAATAGTTATATAATCTTGAAATGATGACTTGCAAGATATTTTCTTATAATGGAAAAACTACAAGAAGGTTGCATATTCGTGGTTGGTTATGTGCAAGGTTTTCCATCAGGAGGTACAAGTCAATGCTGACAGGTATGTGACTCGAAAGTATCGCAGCCCTTTAGCCAAATTTCTACTTTTGTGACTGACTGTTCTTACTTCACTAACTGGGGTGAGAAAcagttatttctgatttttggaGGACCAGCTGAACCCAGTGAGGAAGACGGGAACAGGCAATGACACGCCGCTTTCAATGCGGATTCTTTGCTTCACTATTCACTACCCTGACTGAATCCATCATTTGGCAACATTACCCTATAAGGCAATGAAACAGCTATTTATTAAATGTATCCAGgaaaacagctgttttcaaAGCATGCTCCTACTCACAGCAACCCACTTTTACAGTAGCATCCTTTTTCAAATGGCATTAGACTAGTAGCAAGCAAATTTAGATTGAGATGTGGGCAGTTTGGGCATTATCGTACAGCAAGCACGTACACACATAAGCGCGCAGACAGCTTCCCAATTACTTCTCTCGATGTTAAAGTTTAATGCAAAgttgtttcaaaaataaattaatagcGTGTTGCATTGTCTGGCATTAAAAATCACCTActttcttttgtcattttgtCTGTACTCGTGGACTGGTAACTCATTTTCTAAATGTCCACCCAGATTTTTGGGTATAACAGAGGTCCTACTAGGTTCAAGCTCTACAATGGCAGTGTGGATAATATTATCTACATCTTCTTATCAGCTGCCTGTCACCACGCCAGCATCTCAGAGCAAACATTCCCGGTGATGCTATCAGCATCGGGAAGTATGGAGACCGGGAAGTACTGAAAGCTAGGTGGGGGCGGGGGAGCAGGACTTGTGAAGCCTcgcagcagaaaaaataaataaataccaccTTATCAGGCCCGTATCAGTTTCTCAGTGGGGTCTGTCGAGCAGGAAGTTCAAATTGacacttttctcttttaaagaaaaaaaatccggggggaggggaagaggaaggagaaatgctggcactgctggaaaAGTGATAGAGAAACCAGGGCCACTTCAGCTGGAGGAACGGCTCCTACTGTCACAAGGTTAAACATCAGGGTGGGGACGTACGTGCCTTATGCGCCAGAGCAAGCCCGTGAGTGACAGAAAGGAA from Gavia stellata isolate bGavSte3 chromosome 2, bGavSte3.hap2, whole genome shotgun sequence includes these protein-coding regions:
- the PRDM1 gene encoding PR domain zinc finger protein 1 isoform X2, which codes for MKAATQCSSDAVSFKNLVKGREWTMKMDMEDADMTLWTEADFEEKCTYIVNDHPLDPSADGGTLTQAEASLPRNLTFKYASNCKEVTGVISKEYIPKGTRFGPLVGEIYTSDTVPKNANRKYFWRIYSSGELHHFIDGFNEDKSNWMRYVNPGYSVQEQNLAACQNGMNIYFYTIKPIPANQELLVWYCRDFAERLHYPSSRELTMMNLTQTHVNPKQHSADKEELYQKSIPKKEHSVKEILKMESNPPKGKDFFQTNISPVTPEKDLDDLRKNYSPERCFFPRVVYPIRPHIPEDYLKASLAYGMDRPSYITHSPIQTSTTPSPSGRSSPDQSLKSSSPHSSPGVTVSPLAPTSQEHREPYSYLNGSYGSEGLGSYPGYAPPGHLPPAFLPSYNPHYPKFLLPPFNMSCNNLSALNNINGINNFNLFPRMYPLYGNLLSGGSLSHHMLNPTTLPSSLPSEGGRRLLQPDHPRDFLIPAPNSAFSITGAAASMKDKPCSPTSGSPTAGTAASSEHIMQPKPTSVVLAATGGEEAMNLIKSKRNVTGYKTLPYPLKKQNGKIKYECNVCSKTFGQLSNLKVHLRVHSGERPFKCQTCNKGFTQLAHLQKHYLVHTGEKPHECQVCHKRFSSTSNLKTHLRLHSGEKPYQCKLCPAKFTQFVHLKLHKRLHTRERPHKCIHCHKSYIHLCSLQVHLKGNCPVAPASGLSMEDLNRINEEIEKFDISDNADKLEEVEDNIDLTSIVEKDILTMLRREMEGANLKVSLQRNLGNGLLSSGCNLYESSDMSIMKLPHSHPLPLLPVKVKQETVEPMDP
- the PRDM1 gene encoding PR domain zinc finger protein 1 isoform X1 gives rise to the protein MGKLMVTKRGTSVAATQCSSDAVSFKNLVKGREWTMKMDMEDADMTLWTEADFEEKCTYIVNDHPLDPSADGGTLTQAEASLPRNLTFKYASNCKEVTGVISKEYIPKGTRFGPLVGEIYTSDTVPKNANRKYFWRIYSSGELHHFIDGFNEDKSNWMRYVNPGYSVQEQNLAACQNGMNIYFYTIKPIPANQELLVWYCRDFAERLHYPSSRELTMMNLTQTHVNPKQHSADKEELYQKSIPKKEHSVKEILKMESNPPKGKDFFQTNISPVTPEKDLDDLRKNYSPERCFFPRVVYPIRPHIPEDYLKASLAYGMDRPSYITHSPIQTSTTPSPSGRSSPDQSLKSSSPHSSPGVTVSPLAPTSQEHREPYSYLNGSYGSEGLGSYPGYAPPGHLPPAFLPSYNPHYPKFLLPPFNMSCNNLSALNNINGINNFNLFPRMYPLYGNLLSGGSLSHHMLNPTTLPSSLPSEGGRRLLQPDHPRDFLIPAPNSAFSITGAAASMKDKPCSPTSGSPTAGTAASSEHIMQPKPTSVVLAATGGEEAMNLIKSKRNVTGYKTLPYPLKKQNGKIKYECNVCSKTFGQLSNLKVHLRVHSGERPFKCQTCNKGFTQLAHLQKHYLVHTGEKPHECQVCHKRFSSTSNLKTHLRLHSGEKPYQCKLCPAKFTQFVHLKLHKRLHTRERPHKCIHCHKSYIHLCSLQVHLKGNCPVAPASGLSMEDLNRINEEIEKFDISDNADKLEEVEDNIDLTSIVEKDILTMLRREMEGANLKVSLQRNLGNGLLSSGCNLYESSDMSIMKLPHSHPLPLLPVKVKQETVEPMDP